The Octadecabacter arcticus 238 genome contains a region encoding:
- a CDS encoding dimethylsulfonioproprionate lyase family protein, with product MIDIMVAADAHPVCCLLAQTPLDWAQPSTSSDPKYLASGVGKLHVELLGPGGLARSDVVRLGVCGMLPNSEYGIRTHPAEEVFVMLAGQAD from the coding sequence ATGATCGATATCATGGTCGCAGCCGATGCCCATCCGGTGTGCTGCTTATTGGCGCAGACGCCGCTGGACTGGGCGCAGCCAAGCACATCGAGCGATCCAAAATACCTCGCCTCTGGTGTGGGAAAATTGCATGTGGAATTGTTGGGGCCGGGTGGTTTGGCGCGATCTGATGTGGTGCGTTTGGGGGTCTGCGGGATGTTGCCCAACAGCGAATACGGCATTCGTACCCATCCGGCAGAAGAGGTGTTCGTGATGCTGGCGGGGCAGGCGGATTGA
- a CDS encoding YigZ family protein — MMKQVRVLENIFTDRGSKYAVSGGPCTSAIEAKAFIKSLCRRKKFAKATHNTWGLILPDGTPIKADDGEAGAGLVIIRMLEREARVGEIVVVTRWFGGVHLGGDRFRRVQDAVRVYLD, encoded by the coding sequence ATGATGAAACAGGTGCGCGTGCTCGAAAATATCTTCACCGACCGTGGGTCGAAATATGCGGTGTCCGGTGGGCCGTGCACGTCTGCGATTGAGGCTAAGGCGTTCATCAAGTCCCTGTGTCGGCGCAAGAAATTTGCCAAAGCAACCCACAACACATGGGGCCTGATCCTGCCCGATGGCACGCCAATCAAGGCTGACGACGGGGAGGCGGGCGCGGGTCTGGTGATTATCCGCATGCTGGAACGAGAGGCGCGCGTCGGCGAGATTGTCGTCGTCACGCGCTGGTTTGGCGGTGTACACTTGGGCGGAGACAGGTTCAGGCGGGTGCAAGACGCTGTGCGCGTGTATCTGGATTGA
- a CDS encoding tetratricopeptide repeat protein — translation MRITLAASLLAISPVIAFAVGTADSNPPTPTETTEVCAEGLIFDLATQTCMTPDQSTNDDSAMMDAVRELAYDGRYADARTILDRLSPNDSMVQTYYGFTARKLGDFDTGMAYYTAALVIDPDNILARSYMGQGMVERGDLVGARMQLSEIRARDGRQTWPEIALRMAIERGVGQSY, via the coding sequence ATGCGTATCACCCTTGCCGCGTCGCTCTTGGCGATTAGTCCTGTCATTGCCTTTGCCGTGGGAACCGCCGATTCCAACCCACCGACCCCGACTGAAACGACAGAAGTTTGCGCCGAGGGGCTGATTTTCGATCTGGCAACGCAGACCTGCATGACGCCGGATCAATCCACCAATGATGACAGCGCGATGATGGATGCGGTGCGCGAGCTGGCCTACGATGGTCGTTACGCCGATGCACGGACAATCCTTGATCGCCTTAGTCCCAACGACAGCATGGTGCAGACCTATTATGGGTTCACAGCCCGCAAACTGGGCGATTTCGATACTGGCATGGCCTATTATACGGCAGCGCTGGTGATTGACCCCGACAACATCCTTGCGCGCAGCTACATGGGGCAAGGCATGGTTGAACGTGGTGATCTGGTCGGCGCACGGATGCAATTGTCGGAAATTCGCGCCCGTGATGGTCGCCAGACATGGCCCGAAATTGCCTTGCGGATGGCGATTGAGCGCGGCGTTGGCCAATCTTACTAG
- the rimO gene encoding 30S ribosomal protein S12 methylthiotransferase RimO, translated as MSQNPPSLRPDLAPKIATPDTRRGNQPTIGMVSLGCPKALVDSERILTRLRAEGYAISPDYAGADAVIVNTCGFLDSAKAESLDAIGEALNENGKVIVTGCLGAEPDYIREHHPRILAVTGPHQYEQVLDAVHAAVPPSPDPFIDLLPASGVSLTPRHYSYLKISEGCNHKCKFCIIPDMRGKLQSRPAHAVLREAEKLVENGVRELLVISQDTSAYGVDIKHAEDRGHRAHITDLARDLGSLGGDTKPWVRLHYVYPYPHVRQLIPLMADGLILPYLDIPFQHASTDVLRRMARPAAAAKTLDEITAWRAICPDITLRSTFIVGYPGETEAEFQVLLDWMDEAQLDRVGCFQYENVAGARSNALPDHVPAEVKQERWDRFMEKAQVISEAKLAAKVGSVMDVIIDDIDEDGIATCRTKSDAPEIDGNLFIDEGTEGLKVGEIVSVEVDEAGEYDLWGKVI; from the coding sequence ATGTCACAAAACCCTCCCAGTCTTCGTCCGGACCTCGCGCCGAAAATCGCAACACCTGATACGCGTCGGGGCAATCAGCCGACCATCGGTATGGTGTCATTGGGCTGCCCCAAGGCGCTGGTGGACAGCGAACGCATCCTGACGCGCCTGCGCGCCGAAGGCTACGCGATTTCACCCGATTACGCGGGCGCAGATGCGGTGATCGTTAACACCTGCGGCTTTCTGGACAGCGCCAAGGCCGAAAGCCTTGATGCGATTGGCGAAGCGTTAAATGAAAACGGCAAGGTCATCGTCACCGGTTGCTTGGGCGCAGAACCTGACTACATCCGCGAACACCATCCCCGCATTCTTGCAGTGACAGGGCCGCACCAATACGAACAGGTTCTCGATGCGGTACACGCCGCCGTGCCGCCCAGCCCCGATCCGTTCATTGACCTGCTGCCCGCGTCCGGTGTGTCCCTGACCCCGCGCCACTACAGCTACCTCAAGATTTCTGAGGGCTGTAACCACAAGTGCAAGTTCTGCATCATCCCCGACATGCGCGGCAAACTGCAAAGCCGCCCTGCCCATGCGGTGCTGCGCGAGGCTGAAAAGCTGGTGGAAAACGGCGTGCGCGAACTGCTGGTGATTAGCCAAGACACCTCTGCCTATGGCGTCGACATCAAACACGCCGAAGATCGTGGCCACCGCGCCCACATCACCGACCTCGCGCGTGATCTTGGCAGTTTGGGCGGCGACACCAAACCATGGGTGCGCCTGCACTACGTCTACCCCTACCCCCACGTGCGCCAACTGATTCCGCTGATGGCCGACGGGCTGATCCTGCCCTACCTCGACATTCCGTTCCAACACGCATCAACCGACGTGCTGCGCCGCATGGCCCGCCCTGCTGCCGCCGCCAAGACGCTGGACGAAATCACCGCATGGCGCGCAATTTGCCCCGACATCACCCTGCGATCCACGTTCATCGTCGGCTACCCCGGTGAGACGGAGGCAGAATTCCAAGTGTTGCTCGATTGGATGGACGAGGCACAACTGGATCGCGTCGGCTGTTTCCAATACGAAAACGTCGCTGGAGCGCGCAGCAACGCCCTGCCCGACCACGTGCCCGCAGAGGTAAAGCAGGAGCGCTGGGACCGTTTCATGGAAAAAGCGCAAGTGATTTCTGAGGCGAAACTCGCCGCGAAAGTCGGCTCGGTGATGGACGTGATTATCGATGACATCGACGAAGACGGCATCGCGACCTGCCGCACAAAATCGGATGCTCCCGAAATCGACGGAAACCTGTTTATTGATGAGGGGACCGAGGGGTTGAAGGTCGGGGAGATTGTGAGCGTGGAGGTCGATGAGGCTGGGGAGTATGATTTGTGGGGGAAGGTGATCTAA
- a CDS encoding EI24 domain-containing protein produces the protein MIFADFAKALGQMNDRAFRRVLFLGLGLTVALLVAIYAGFLSLIEAFAGGPITLPIIGEVSWIDNLLGWGGLGVIILMSIFLMIPAASAITSFFLDDVADAVEAKHFPHLAPAPEVPFIDALRDTVLFFGVLVGANLLAIIGYGLLPFFAVPIFYALNGFLLGREYFTIAATRREGREGARNMRRKYLPQIWMAGILMALPLTIPLMNLFIPILGAATFTHLYHRLAGQNG, from the coding sequence ATGATATTTGCGGATTTCGCAAAGGCGCTTGGCCAGATGAATGACCGCGCGTTTCGGCGCGTGCTGTTTCTTGGCCTTGGTCTGACGGTGGCCTTGCTTGTGGCGATCTACGCAGGCTTTTTGTCTTTGATTGAGGCGTTCGCAGGTGGCCCCATCACGCTTCCTATTATTGGTGAGGTCAGTTGGATCGACAATCTGCTCGGATGGGGTGGGCTTGGTGTCATCATCTTGATGTCGATCTTCTTGATGATCCCTGCCGCGTCCGCGATCACCTCGTTCTTCCTTGATGATGTGGCGGACGCTGTCGAAGCCAAACATTTCCCACATCTGGCCCCCGCCCCCGAGGTGCCGTTCATCGACGCACTACGCGATACAGTTCTTTTCTTTGGGGTGCTGGTCGGGGCCAATCTTTTGGCGATCATCGGCTATGGGCTGTTGCCGTTCTTTGCGGTGCCAATCTTTTACGCCCTCAACGGTTTCCTGTTGGGGCGTGAGTATTTCACCATCGCCGCCACCCGTCGCGAAGGACGCGAGGGCGCACGCAACATGCGCCGCAAATACCTGCCCCAGATTTGGATGGCCGGCATTCTGATGGCCCTGCCGCTGACAATCCCGCTGATGAACCTGTTCATCCCGATCCTTGGCGCGGCGACGTTCACCCATCTTTATCACCGTCTGGCTGGGCAGAACGGCTAA
- a CDS encoding pentapeptide repeat-containing protein, which translates to MSSAPRTFADLKPTRADIESICSTQQPTTLTNCDLDGLDLSDLNFTGWCFDHCGFKRTSLKGAQLEDTRFKSCRAAESSFLSATLQESAIDGGDFSNTDFRNAMLADLKICHCKMTGADLTDAKTADLVLEDVLLVFAILPKLSFRKVTLTRVNFSEADLRSCDFREAIFDDCSLRDANLENCKFEDADLRGADLGGVRLSDARRFKGAHISKRQAADLLSQLGLRVS; encoded by the coding sequence ATGTCATCTGCCCCCCGCACCTTCGCTGATTTGAAACCGACGCGCGCGGATATTGAAAGCATATGCAGCACACAGCAGCCAACCACGCTTACGAATTGCGATCTGGACGGGTTAGATTTATCAGATCTGAATTTCACCGGATGGTGTTTTGATCACTGTGGTTTCAAACGCACTTCGTTGAAGGGCGCGCAACTGGAAGACACCCGTTTCAAAAGCTGCCGCGCTGCGGAGTCCAGCTTTTTGAGCGCCACCTTGCAAGAGAGCGCGATTGACGGTGGCGACTTCAGCAACACCGATTTTCGCAATGCCATGCTGGCGGATCTCAAAATATGCCATTGCAAAATGACAGGCGCCGATCTGACAGACGCGAAAACCGCTGACCTCGTGCTGGAAGACGTTCTACTGGTCTTCGCCATTCTCCCAAAGCTGTCGTTTCGCAAAGTTACCCTAACGCGGGTTAATTTTAGCGAGGCAGACCTACGCTCATGCGACTTTCGCGAAGCCATTTTCGACGACTGCTCGCTTCGCGATGCAAATCTGGAAAACTGCAAGTTTGAAGACGCTGATCTGCGTGGCGCTGATCTTGGCGGTGTGCGGCTGAGCGATGCGCGCCGTTTCAAGGGCGCGCACATCTCAAAACGACAAGCGGCAGACCTGCTTTCCCAATTGGGTCTTCGGGTCTCCTGA
- a CDS encoding RidA family protein, with protein MIERIETGERSSKIVKHNGVAYLTGQVAEGDTIEIQVQTCLDKIDALLIKAGSSRKDMLRVTVWLADMDDFAGLNAVWNAWVPSGHAPARACVNAKLARAELKVEFMVDAAYQ; from the coding sequence ATGATTGAACGCATTGAAACGGGCGAACGCTCTTCTAAAATCGTCAAGCACAATGGTGTGGCGTATTTGACTGGCCAAGTGGCCGAAGGCGACACGATAGAAATTCAGGTGCAAACCTGTCTGGACAAGATTGACGCGTTGTTGATCAAGGCGGGATCATCACGCAAAGACATGCTCCGCGTGACGGTCTGGCTGGCGGATATGGATGATTTTGCAGGGTTGAACGCGGTCTGGAACGCATGGGTTCCATCCGGTCACGCCCCTGCACGTGCTTGCGTCAATGCAAAACTGGCGCGGGCTGAACTGAAGGTCGAATTTATGGTTGATGCGGCATACCAATAA
- the trhA gene encoding PAQR family membrane homeostasis protein TrhA, with protein MNISDPYPDYTRGERIADGAVHAAGIVFAIVATILLIVAASGETSVGTVVALSIYGAALIGSFIASACYHFTPWDRPRSLLRRIDHAAIYLKIAGTYTPLVVLIGSAFAYGVLGLVWALAAVGAIAKLFFWARPSRWGVGLYLGLGWLSVALVSSLIPLVSGVTLGLIVAGGLVYSLGAIVFSIDKLRYQNAIWHSFVLAASVCFCLAIALGVLPAT; from the coding sequence ATGAACATTTCAGACCCCTACCCCGATTACACACGCGGCGAACGTATCGCCGATGGTGCCGTGCACGCGGCTGGCATTGTGTTTGCCATCGTCGCGACCATTCTGTTGATTGTCGCGGCAAGCGGTGAGACCAGTGTTGGAACGGTTGTCGCGTTGAGCATCTATGGCGCGGCGTTGATCGGATCGTTCATAGCCTCTGCGTGTTACCATTTCACCCCGTGGGACCGCCCGCGCTCGCTGCTGCGCCGTATTGATCACGCGGCGATTTACCTCAAGATTGCGGGTACTTACACGCCACTTGTGGTGTTGATCGGGTCCGCGTTCGCCTATGGTGTCTTGGGTCTCGTTTGGGCGCTTGCCGCTGTTGGCGCGATTGCAAAACTGTTCTTTTGGGCCCGTCCAAGCCGTTGGGGCGTTGGCCTCTACCTCGGGCTTGGCTGGCTCAGCGTCGCGCTCGTGTCCTCGCTGATCCCGCTGGTGTCTGGAGTGACGCTGGGCCTGATCGTGGCGGGCGGATTGGTCTATTCTTTGGGCGCGATTGTGTTCAGCATAGACAAGCTGCGCTACCAAAACGCGATCTGGCATAGCTTCGTGTTGGCCGCGTCCGTGTGCTTTTGCCTCGCCATTGCCCTTGGCGTTTTGCCAGCAACCTAA
- a CDS encoding SEFIR domain-containing protein: MLKADAPERVFISYSHDDEVHKARVLDLANRLREDGVDAVIDQYEESPEQGWPRWMEHQIREADFVLVVGSKLYHDRFLGDGKDGVGLGGKWEGGILTQHLYESDMKTKGYVPIIFEEEDVGFIPMPLRPFTRYLIDGEAGYEKIYRRITNQPKSVKPQLGQRRELSTPEVKSGGTIYIGGPIDPELWDKAKWRATFFMAGEGSSAPRLGLGFRNREAAEKIFQNWKERYGENDEDEELRVSIIEGEIEGEEAGYSVHVGSEWKTTYKKLSRKSRMDEADLMMSISRIDRMNPPANSPGLPWFKEAVRQSKVYYIVAGILSEDRASIEELGAIEIRKSWIYFRNVDEIGKHDPDVIVLGTGAVERGAAD; encoded by the coding sequence ATGTTGAAGGCCGATGCCCCAGAACGTGTATTTATTAGTTATAGCCATGACGATGAGGTTCACAAAGCTAGGGTTCTCGATTTAGCAAATCGTTTACGCGAAGATGGTGTCGACGCAGTAATTGATCAATACGAAGAATCCCCTGAACAGGGCTGGCCCCGTTGGATGGAGCATCAAATCCGTGAAGCGGATTTTGTCTTAGTCGTGGGGTCTAAATTGTATCATGACCGTTTTCTTGGCGACGGCAAAGATGGCGTTGGACTTGGGGGCAAGTGGGAGGGAGGAATTCTCACTCAGCATCTGTATGAAAGCGATATGAAAACTAAGGGATACGTTCCAATAATCTTTGAAGAAGAAGATGTTGGTTTTATTCCAATGCCTTTGCGGCCGTTCACTCGCTATCTCATTGATGGTGAGGCTGGGTATGAGAAAATATACAGACGCATAACCAATCAACCTAAGTCTGTTAAACCGCAATTAGGTCAACGCCGTGAATTATCTACTCCCGAAGTGAAGTCGGGCGGGACAATCTATATTGGTGGGCCAATTGATCCAGAACTTTGGGATAAAGCAAAATGGAGGGCAACGTTTTTCATGGCTGGCGAAGGCAGTTCTGCACCGCGACTAGGTCTTGGTTTCCGAAATCGAGAAGCAGCCGAGAAAATCTTTCAAAACTGGAAGGAGCGTTATGGCGAGAACGATGAAGACGAAGAATTGCGGGTGTCGATCATCGAAGGTGAGATCGAAGGTGAAGAAGCAGGCTACAGTGTCCACGTCGGCTCTGAATGGAAAACTACTTACAAGAAGCTCTCGCGAAAGTCTCGAATGGACGAGGCTGACTTGATGATGAGCATCTCTAGAATTGATCGCATGAATCCGCCCGCCAACAGTCCTGGCTTGCCGTGGTTCAAAGAAGCTGTACGTCAGTCCAAGGTATATTATATCGTGGCAGGCATTCTAAGCGAAGATCGGGCTTCCATTGAGGAGCTTGGAGCGATTGAAATCCGAAAGAGCTGGATTTACTTCAGAAATGTTGATGAAATTGGAAAACACGACCCTGACGTTATTGTCTTGGGGACGGGTGCGGTCGAACGTGGTGCTGCCGATTAG
- a CDS encoding diacylglycerol kinase gives MGFFERLKWRCMWSWAGLRDAWLQEPSFRSWVWANVVSGGLAIWLLDGAELALILALGVLVLAAELLNTGLERVVDLVSLEQSELARQAKDAGSAGVAVAGVAVGVAWVVVLLG, from the coding sequence ATGGGATTTTTCGAACGATTGAAATGGCGCTGCATGTGGTCATGGGCGGGCCTGCGCGATGCATGGCTGCAAGAGCCGTCGTTTCGCTCATGGGTCTGGGCCAATGTTGTGTCGGGCGGGCTGGCGATTTGGTTGCTGGACGGCGCGGAACTGGCCTTGATCTTGGCGCTGGGCGTACTGGTTCTGGCGGCGGAACTTCTCAACACTGGACTTGAGCGGGTCGTGGATTTGGTGAGCTTGGAGCAGAGCGAACTGGCACGACAAGCCAAGGATGCGGGCAGTGCCGGGGTGGCGGTGGCTGGCGTGGCGGTCGGTGTGGCTTGGGTGGTGGTATTGCTGGGCTAG
- a CDS encoding nitroreductase family protein — MPVPNQAALDFLLSRRSRPAKTLRAPVPDRATLDMLLTAAARTPDHGKLEPWRFIVLGKPALARLAAMIPECAAALNIAPDTVEKAISQYRDADLAIVVVDSPVTSEKVPQIEQAYSAGAVCLSLLNATLAAGWGANWLSGWASHDRVFCEHGVGLAPHERIAGLIHIGTETNAPPERPRPDLAQKVTWLDA; from the coding sequence ATGCCAGTACCGAACCAAGCCGCCCTCGATTTCCTGCTGTCGCGCCGGTCCCGCCCAGCCAAGACCCTGCGCGCACCAGTGCCGGATCGCGCCACGCTTGACATGCTGTTGACCGCCGCCGCCCGCACCCCGGATCATGGCAAACTGGAACCATGGCGCTTTATCGTGCTGGGAAAGCCTGCGTTGGCACGGCTTGCGGCGATGATCCCCGAATGTGCAGCAGCGTTGAATATTGCGCCCGACACCGTTGAAAAAGCAATCTCGCAATACCGCGACGCGGACCTTGCGATTGTGGTGGTCGACAGCCCCGTGACGTCGGAAAAAGTGCCCCAGATCGAACAAGCCTATTCGGCGGGTGCGGTCTGTCTGTCGCTGCTTAACGCCACCCTTGCGGCGGGCTGGGGGGCAAATTGGCTGTCCGGCTGGGCGTCTCATGACCGTGTGTTTTGCGAACACGGCGTCGGTCTTGCGCCCCATGAACGCATCGCGGGGCTGATCCATATCGGCACTGAAACCAACGCCCCACCCGAACGCCCACGCCCCGATCTGGCGCAAAAAGTAACGTGGCTCGACGCATGA
- a CDS encoding M48 family metallopeptidase, with protein MQVFKTLAAIMLVSGASALAGCDVVVQPNGASGGQQQPARVATPVLSSNPAAEIPREQWAMARAFVDVVNQLEPVAERECRNRSRGLNCDFMIVVDDRPGQPANAFQTVDERGRPIIAFTLALIADARNTDELAFVMAHEAAHHIENHLDQQRRNASLGAAVFGQLAGVTGGGNEAIRTAQELGAAVGARSYSKDFELEADRLGTIIAFRAGYNPVRGADFFFRVPDPGDRFLGTHPANADRLQVVRQTAANL; from the coding sequence ATGCAGGTATTCAAGACCTTGGCAGCCATCATGCTGGTCAGTGGTGCGTCTGCGCTGGCGGGGTGTGATGTTGTGGTGCAACCCAATGGCGCGTCTGGCGGACAACAACAACCTGCCAGGGTTGCGACACCTGTGTTATCGTCCAATCCAGCCGCAGAAATTCCACGCGAACAGTGGGCCATGGCGCGCGCGTTTGTCGACGTTGTGAACCAGCTGGAACCCGTCGCCGAACGTGAATGCCGCAACCGGTCGCGCGGGTTAAATTGCGATTTTATGATCGTGGTTGATGATCGTCCGGGCCAACCTGCCAATGCGTTTCAGACCGTTGACGAACGGGGACGCCCCATTATTGCCTTTACGCTGGCGTTGATTGCGGATGCGCGCAACACCGATGAGCTGGCGTTCGTCATGGCCCATGAGGCCGCGCACCACATTGAAAACCACCTTGACCAGCAGCGCCGCAATGCCTCGCTTGGCGCTGCGGTATTTGGCCAATTGGCAGGCGTCACCGGTGGCGGCAACGAAGCCATTCGCACCGCACAAGAACTGGGTGCTGCCGTTGGCGCGCGCAGCTATTCCAAGGATTTTGAGCTTGAGGCCGACCGCCTTGGCACCATCATCGCGTTCCGTGCGGGTTATAATCCAGTGCGCGGCGCAGATTTCTTCTTTCGTGTTCCTGATCCGGGTGATCGTTTCCTTGGCACCCATCCGGCCAATGCTGATCGCCTGCAGGTCGTGCGCCAGACGGCTGCTAATCTCTAG
- a CDS encoding class II histone deacetylase, whose translation MTTGFFWDEKCFWHGGGNYAGMLPVGGLVQPMVGGGLPESPESKRRLMNLMDVTGLAGDLDMRHAPAATTEDLLRVHPASYLDTFKATSDAGGGELGRRTPFGPGGYEMAALSAGLSIAALQAVLKGELTNAYALSRPPGHHCLPDFPNGFCLLANLALAIQSARAKGLAQRVVVLDWDVHHGNGTEAIFYDDPDVLTISMHQDRNYPMDTGDFADRGRGKGAGFNLNIPLPPGTGHIGYLSTMERIVIPQVQAFKPDVIVIACGYDAAAIDPLGRMLATAQTFQVMTQQVKSLAEDLCGGRLMMAHEGGYSEVYVPFCGHHVIAEMAGSNIVAPDPFGDVFPLRQPTAAFDRFLDGLLGDMADAL comes from the coding sequence ATGACCACTGGATTTTTTTGGGATGAGAAGTGCTTTTGGCACGGCGGTGGAAATTATGCTGGCATGCTCCCTGTGGGCGGCTTGGTGCAGCCCATGGTCGGCGGTGGTCTGCCCGAAAGCCCTGAAAGCAAACGCCGTTTAATGAACCTGATGGACGTCACCGGCCTCGCTGGTGATCTGGACATGCGCCATGCGCCTGCCGCAACCACCGAAGACTTACTGCGCGTGCATCCGGCGTCCTACCTCGACACATTCAAGGCCACGTCGGACGCGGGGGGCGGCGAACTTGGCCGCCGCACGCCCTTTGGCCCCGGAGGCTACGAGATGGCCGCGCTGTCTGCAGGTCTTAGTATTGCGGCACTGCAGGCCGTGCTAAAAGGCGAACTCACCAACGCCTACGCCCTGTCGCGCCCCCCCGGTCATCACTGCCTGCCCGATTTTCCCAACGGGTTTTGCCTGCTTGCCAACCTCGCGCTGGCCATTCAATCGGCCCGCGCCAAGGGTCTGGCCCAGCGGGTTGTTGTGCTCGATTGGGATGTGCACCACGGCAATGGCACCGAGGCAATCTTTTACGACGACCCCGACGTGCTGACAATTTCCATGCACCAAGACCGCAACTACCCGATGGATACTGGCGATTTCGCCGATCGCGGGCGCGGCAAGGGCGCGGGGTTCAACCTCAACATCCCGCTGCCCCCAGGCACTGGCCACATCGGATACCTCTCGACGATGGAGCGCATCGTGATCCCGCAAGTCCAAGCGTTCAAACCCGATGTGATCGTCATTGCCTGTGGCTATGACGCGGCCGCGATTGACCCATTGGGCCGGATGCTGGCAACGGCGCAAACATTTCAGGTGATGACACAGCAGGTCAAATCGCTGGCAGAGGACCTCTGCGGCGGTCGGTTGATGATGGCGCACGAGGGCGGCTATTCCGAAGTCTACGTGCCGTTCTGCGGCCACCACGTCATCGCCGAAATGGCAGGCAGTAACATCGTCGCGCCCGACCCGTTTGGTGACGTGTTCCCTCTCAGGCAGCCAACAGCTGCGTTCGATCGGTTTCTGGATGGGCTGTTAGGGGACATGGCAGACGCGCTTTAG
- a CDS encoding CBU_0592 family membrane protein, with the protein MFDFIARLPPSLVDVIGVIGFSLYVMNYCLLTFHRLTSHSKLYFMINLMAASMVLIGLTHSFNLASALIQLFWIVISTTAIVLRQRQSRTGQSRSADSDWTQSQRLMPDAKAKP; encoded by the coding sequence ATGTTCGATTTCATAGCCCGTCTACCGCCATCCTTGGTCGACGTCATTGGCGTCATCGGTTTTTCACTTTATGTGATGAATTACTGCCTGTTGACGTTTCATCGGCTCACATCCCATTCAAAGCTGTATTTCATGATCAATCTCATGGCCGCTTCCATGGTGCTGATCGGGTTGACCCATTCGTTCAACCTTGCCTCGGCGCTGATCCAACTGTTCTGGATCGTCATTTCCACCACCGCGATTGTCCTTCGCCAGCGCCAATCAAGAACGGGCCAGTCAAGAAGCGCAGACTCCGACTGGACCCAAAGCCAGCGACTAATGCCGGACGCTAAAGCCAAACCCTAG
- a CDS encoding ISAs1 family transposase, with amino-acid sequence MGGCSHRVLIAMHIFLSAFDEVPDPRASNVRHDLGELLVIAFVSVLCGSTSCAEMAAFGRAKESLFRNFLKLKHAIPSHDTFSEVFRIIDPKALDAAFSKVLADVTKLLKDGDIIAIDGKALRGARDPGESARTRMMVSAYASRLRLTLATVPADRGTELSAAIEALGLIDLRGKVVTGDALHCNRRTVAAINAGGGDWCLALKGNQESLLSDARGCFSKGHKSDPTAVTENTGHGRKETRKAVVVSAKALAEYHEFPGLKGFGRIEATRETGGKVTSETRYFALSWVPTPEVLLAAVRDHWAIENALHWQLDVSFREDAARNRKDNGPGNIAVLRRRALDVLRRDTSKGSLSIKIKRAGWDTTFLRSILSDLATT; translated from the coding sequence ATGGGTGGTTGTTCTCATCGGGTGCTCATCGCCATGCATATTTTTCTATCCGCCTTCGACGAAGTTCCTGATCCGCGCGCCAGTAACGTGCGCCACGACCTTGGTGAACTGCTCGTTATCGCCTTCGTGTCGGTCTTATGTGGATCGACCTCCTGCGCCGAGATGGCCGCATTTGGCCGTGCAAAAGAGAGCCTTTTCAGGAACTTCCTGAAACTCAAGCATGCCATTCCATCGCATGATACCTTCTCGGAGGTCTTCCGGATCATCGACCCGAAGGCACTCGATGCGGCCTTCAGTAAGGTACTTGCCGATGTGACCAAGCTCCTCAAAGACGGTGATATCATCGCGATTGACGGCAAAGCGTTACGGGGTGCGCGCGACCCGGGCGAAAGCGCACGGACCCGCATGATGGTCTCAGCCTATGCCTCGCGGCTGCGCCTGACGTTGGCGACAGTACCTGCCGACCGAGGCACAGAACTCAGCGCGGCCATAGAGGCGCTTGGGTTGATCGATCTGCGGGGCAAGGTGGTCACCGGTGATGCATTACATTGCAACCGCCGCACGGTTGCCGCAATCAACGCAGGCGGCGGTGATTGGTGCCTCGCCCTCAAGGGTAACCAGGAATCCCTGTTGTCTGACGCCCGTGGATGTTTCAGCAAGGGGCACAAAAGCGATCCAACAGCCGTTACGGAAAATACCGGCCATGGAAGAAAAGAAACCCGTAAGGCGGTTGTGGTATCGGCTAAGGCATTGGCAGAATACCACGAATTCCCTGGCCTCAAGGGGTTCGGTCGCATCGAGGCGACCAGAGAGACGGGCGGAAAGGTGACCTCAGAGACCCGCTACTTCGCGCTGTCTTGGGTTCCCACACCTGAGGTGCTGTTGGCCGCTGTCCGCGACCATTGGGCCATCGAAAATGCCCTTCATTGGCAGTTGGATGTGTCTTTCCGCGAGGACGCCGCACGCAATCGGAAAGACAACGGTCCCGGCAACATCGCCGTTCTACGTCGCCGCGCACTCGACGTCCTCCGGCGTGACACATCCAAGGGCTCTCTCTCCATAAAAATCAAACGTGCAGGCTGGGACACCACCTTCTTACGCAGCATTCTCAGTGACTTGGCAACAACATGA